A genomic stretch from Canis lupus familiaris isolate Mischka breed German Shepherd chromosome 15, alternate assembly UU_Cfam_GSD_1.0, whole genome shotgun sequence includes:
- the BBS10 gene encoding Bardet-Biedl syndrome 10 protein: MAATGSVEAALQVAEALETIVSRCLGPEGRQVLCTKPTGEVLLSRDGGRLLGALHLEHPAARLVVAYVSSHLRKTGDGAKTFVVFLCHLLRGLHAMTDGEQDSLASKHMQTHRRHWKNCCRWKLISQFLLTFQTHRLDYIVDHYLSRHFGSIFSSSTKERTLCRSSLESLLAAYFGGRVGRNNRDFMSRLTCDYFFKCMARERGSEEVLDLVDDYFVELSVGVTGLPVSDSRITPGLVLPRDFSVYRPADGDIRIVIVTETVQPLFSTSGSEFILRSEAQFQTSRFWIMERTKAIMKHLQSQNVKLLLSSVKQPDSVIYYSGLAGISVVECLSPEEVSLIRRITGLSPLALPHASSQDEICNTVLVKFCKPLTFRSKRYVHLGVISTSSFIPHCVVLCGPVQGLVEQHRDALHGAFKMLRQLLKDLDLNYLIQTSDQNHTSSPLVYNESDPLPEVVNGSIQRPRQDTVLRNKSKPAKTQTYSDLVVPSVELETCIIPCSAPKVTPTGTYQTDETLRCFSPTKTRINGDNEPFIESNSANSTENTRREISYENLQITKIPGKGNLLPVREKTLEICAAQGHCFSTIPAGCVLPVGGNFEILLHYYLLHYAKKCQQSEETMVSMIIANALLGVPKILYKSKKGNCSFPQIYVRTLHALQTHQPMVSSQTGLESVAGKYQLLTSVLQCLTKILTIDLVINIKRQPQEIYDQDSEEEV; this comes from the exons ATGGCCGCCACGGGCTCTGTGGAGGCGGCGCTGCAGGTGGCGGAGGCCTTGGAGACCATCGTGAGCCGCTGCTTGGGGCCCGAGGGGCGGCAGGTTCTGTGTACGAAGCCCACCGGCGAGGTGCTGCTGAGCCGGGACGGAGGCCGCCTCCTGGGGGCGCTACACCTAGAGCACCCCGCAGCCAG GTTGGTGGTGGCCTATGTTTCCAGTCATCTAAGAAAAACAGGAGATGGTGCTAAGACGTTCGTTGTCTTCCTTTGTCATTTACTTCGAGGACTTCACGCAATGACGGACGGAGAACAGGATTCTTTGGCCTCCAAACACATGCAGACCCATAGAAGACATTGGAAAAATTGTTGTCGGTGGAAATTGATTTCGCAGTTTCTTCTAACGTTTCAGACACACCGATTAGATTATATTGTGGACCATTACCTAAGCAGGCACTTTGGGtccatcttttcttcctccacTAAAGAGAGAACGTTGTGTAGGAGCTCTCTAGAGTCGCTCTTAGCAGCGTACTTTGGTGGGAGAGTGGGGAGAAATAATCGTGACTTTATGTCACGGTTGACGTGCGACTACTTTTTCAAATGTATGGCCCGTGAACGTGGGTCCGAAGAAGTGTTGGACCTGGTGGATGACTATTTTGTAGAGCTGAGTGTTGGTGTCACCGGCCTCCCCGTCtcggattccaggatcactcccggGCTTGTGCTTCCTAGAGACTTTTCCGTATACCGTCCAGCAGATGGTGACATAAGAATAGTGATAGTAACAGAGACCGTTCAGCCTCTCTTTTCGACTTCTGGATCAGAGTTTATTTTGCGTTCGGAAGCACAGTTTCAGACATCTCGGTTTTGGATTATGGAAAGGACGAAAGCAATAATGAAACATTTACAGAGTCAGAATGTAAAATTGCTCCTGTCTAGTGTGAAGCAACCGGACTCAGTTATTTATTACTCGGGACTGGCCGGCATATCGGTGGTGGAGTGTTTATCCCCTGAAGAAGTCTCTCTCATCCGGAGGATCACTGGTCTCTCTCCCTTGGCACTGCCACATGCCTCTTCACAGGATGAAATCTGTAACACTGTTTTGGTGAAATTCTGTAAGCCTCTTACCTTTAGATCCAAAAGGTATGTTCACCTTGGTGTGATTAGCACCTCTTCGTTTATACCACACTGTGTAGTACTTTGTGGACCAGTGCAGGGTCTCGTGGAACAGCACAGAGATGCCTTACATGGAGCATTTAAGATGCTTCGACAGTTACTTAAAGACCTTGATCTAAATTACCTGATACAGACCAGTGATCAAAATCATACATCAAGTCCTCTTGTTTATAATGAAAGTGATCCATTGCCAGAAGTTGTTAATGGCTCAATACAGAGGCCACGTCAGGACACAGtgttaagaaacaaaagtaaaccAGCAAAAACTCAAACATATTCAGATTTGGTAGTTCCAAGTGTAGAATTAGAAACGTGTATTATTCCATGTTCAGCACCAAAAGTGACACCAACAGGTACCTACCAAACGGATGAAACACTGAGGTGTTTCTCTCCAACCAAAACCAGGATAAATGGTGACAATGAGCCATTTATTGAGAGCAATTCTGCTAATTCAACAGAAAACACTAGAAGAGAAATTTCTTACGAAAATTTACAAATCACAAAAATTCCTGGGAAGGGAAACCTGTTGCCAGTGAGAGAGAAGACCCTGGAGATCTGTGCTGCCCAGGGTCACTGCTTCTCCACTATACCAGCAGGTTGTGTTTTGCCAGTGGGTGGTAATTTTGAGATCTTGTTACACTACTATCTTCTCCACTATGCCAAAAAATGTCAGCAGTCAGAAGAAACCATGGTTAGCATGATAATAGCTAATGCTCTTTTAGGCGTTCCTAAAATCCTGTATAAGTCTAAGAAGGGAAATTGCAGCTTTCCACAAATATATGTAAGAACTCTCCATGCACTGCAAACCCATCAACCCATGGTAAGCAGCCAGACAGGTTTGGAATCAGTAGCTGGTAAATACCAATTACTAACTTCAGTTCTTCAGtgtttaacaaaaattttaaccATTGATTTGGTCATCAATATTAAGAGACAGCCTCAGGAAATTTATGATCAAGATTCAGAAGAAGAAGTATAA